A stretch of DNA from Cryptomeria japonica chromosome 4, Sugi_1.0, whole genome shotgun sequence:
ATACCACATTCAACATGATAGATAGAAGCTTGACAGAATTAGATTCATTTcacaacacacacttctcgggtGTGCCAAGCTTCAAATTTATAAAGATCCTAAGATctcaagaattttttttatctcaaattgaggggtacatgaggggtatatTCAGCATGCACATATCATAATGCTTGAGTCAACAAATAGAGGATTTTGGAAAATCTAAAACAATGGTTCATAGTACGAGATTCTCTTTCAGGGGTCCATGTACGCTctctccctcaggaggcttccttcCTATAGAACATATGTATTGGGGAAGTCAGCGTAGGTAGGCAATTAACACCTATTATGAAGACTTTCATCCCACATATTTTATATAGCGGCTGAGAAGTGACTAGGCCTTAGCCCATTATCGCTTGGGTTGTTCTCCCCTCACCCGACCTTATAGGCTACTCGGGGGGACAAGCCCTCTACATACTAAAATGAAAATGAGTGTTTCTAACACTTTTCTCATGCACCCAGGACCACGAGGGCCAAGGGGAGAGGGTAGTGTGTATCAACTATGGGATCATTCACATGCACAAATGTTCCCAAGGAAAGCAAACACAAAAGATATATGTTCTTTTTAATGCCCAAATTCAAATGTTGTTTACTCTAAAAAGAAAACACTCTCCTAATCTACCTCTGCAAGCAAATAGTTAGAAGTCTAATATTTGTCTTTGACTGATTGAAACATCTCTACAAGCAAAATGATTAGTAGTTTGGGGTTCTTATTGTCTTTGACAACTTGAAAAACCTTGGCAAGCACTCTCTTTTTACCACACACTGCAGACAGAGCATCAGTAACACCAAAAAACCTTGAGAATAGAGACAAATCTGAAATAGAATTGCATTACATTGACCAAACGAATGCAAAATGATATATGGACGAATGCGACATGTTGTCAATACTAATTTAAATTTCTGGCAGTACAAATGCGAATTTCTGTTAGTACTAATGCGACATGATATCAATCCTAATGGAACACGGAATCAGGACGAATGCAACATGCTTAACTatgcaaaacaaaaattaataTTTTGCAAATAGATTGATAAATTTTTCACATATCAGGGTTAGTAGTATAAGTGGAATCTTGGGAGCATGCTATATTTCTAAATATAAGCTAGGACCCATTTTTCATATTCCAAATATTTGATTTGTGCCTCCTCCTCTTTAATCAACTGTTTTGCCCTCAACACCCTAGCGTATTGTTTCTGCAACTTCCTGCATTCTGCCCATTCTTGATATCCTACAAATTTGATTTTAACTTTGCGAGCCATGGATTAACACATTGAAAATCTATATTCTTCCCTGcttagaaaaaaattcaaatttggaaatgaACAGATATCAGGAATATAGAGGTGACACCAAAACTAGCAGAAACGGCATATGAAAAAGTTCATTTTTACCTAGATGAATGCAACATGCTACAAGGATGAATACGACATGATTACTAAATGAATGCACAATGTTAACTAGATGAATGCAAAATTTTGCATAGACTAATGCAAATTTCTACGTATACGTATGTGAAATTCTATTAACAGGGTGCAAATCTGTACAAAAACCTGTAAAATGAATTTATGAGAGTGCAATTTTTTGCCTTCCAGTATCAAAATACATGCAAACAAAATTACTCAAACAACATAAAACAATTAGATCGACCCATGAAGTGGGTTCCATCGGGCATGTCAGAAAATATGTGAAGAAAATTGTGCGCGAATACAAGTGATTGAAATACCTACAATGACAACCAAGCAAACACAATTAGCTCAAACACATCAAGATAGGGATGTTAGaaataaatgaataaagcataaatGACATAAAAACCATAAGATGCGAACTCTATTCAACTCCTTGATTTGAATATCCCATGGTAggatgtgtgctcatgatgtaGCTTGTGCTCAATGTTGCTCCACAATGTGTGATTTGAAGATGAGATTCAAGATATGAAGATAGGATGAGATTATGGGATATGATgataaaattttgcattatgagGGCGTGAttgcaataaaataaatgaaatttggCATTATAGAGTTATAAGTGTTTGAAAGTGGAGGATTTTCTTGAAAAAgaggggggattaaataggagttggaaggagaggaagggattgtgcaaatgcaacacttgtccttaAGGAGGACAATTGGTAATCCTAAGAATGCCATGTGGAATACGATTCCATACTTGTCCTCAAAAAGGACAAGTGACTCAACAAAGGAGGACAAGTGTCCCCAAGAGGGACAAATGTCAAAAGGGgcttgacatgtgtcctcaaggatacatgtccattttgggaggaagccacccatAAATTGGTTTCAATTTCCTAATATTTAGGAAATTAGGGAacgtgcacacacatgtgaggggagagGTTAGagaggataaggttggttaggtgGATAAGGTTAGTTaggaggatagggttggttagaacccatgaGGTTAGATTAGAAGGGTGGTGAAAGTCAGGAGACATGCGATCTAAATGGGatatttgaattaataaaattcaaataagggaatgaaaaaggggaattaattaatttgattaattaattcaaggattggaaaagggagaattaattaattcaagggattggaaagggaggaattaattaattggatcaATTAATTCAAGGGTTGGAAATTGAGAATTACTTaatagattgattaattaattggctAGTGGGGCATGgattcattaattaaattaatttagccaaaatGGATATTAATTTTAATTGAATAACATATATTATTCAACTAATGCAAGTGACTTAGGAGATTTGATCTAATTGAATTAATCAGtaaaatttaagtgtctacattaatATTAATGCATGAGTgataaaaatgattaaatttcatggtTAAAATAATAATAACTTAGCTTAGAATACCAATCCACGACTAGAGTTGTGAAACCCTAAACACGTATATAGACCAAAATAGGGTTGCCTGACACAACGAGTTGACGAAAAACAAGGTCAACACAAGACAACCCAACTCAACTTACAGTTAGGGTTTTCAGATGGCAtgagttcctcttccatttcctcccaacctgatgatacttcccctcccttctTGGAGGATGACGAACTCCTACACACACTTGGCCAATTCAAACAGTTAGCCTAAAATCCTGTCATAATTTTGACATTGCAATATTATCAACAAAAGTAAAACATCTTATATGTCATCATGTTTAACATCAAAACATCAATGTAAAAGTTGTGAATCATCATTTCATCGTACTGAACATAAAATAACATTACTAAAAAAATAACAGGAAATATCTAGGGCACCATCACTCAATTATAACATGAAACATCTAGGGTACGAATAATATTGCGTAAATATAACATAAAAAAACTAGGACACAAATAACATGGCATAAATATAGCATAaaacaactagggcacaagtgggatgtaacaattTGTTTTTATTAATGTATGTTTGATGGTTGTTCGGTGTCGCTAGTTGTTCTATTCTAGTGGTTGTTTTCTGGTTGGTTGTTCACTGTTGTTAACTGTATGGGATTAGGGCCCTTCCGCTTAATCAAAACAATCCTTCATTAGTTATTAATAGTATATATATTATACTAATAACTATTATCTAGTTTTATTTTCAAGAATTCCATATACAAAATATCTACTTTGAAGTTGGATGGAGGAGGTCAAATAAAAGTATCTTGGCTCCCTTCCTCAAAAGGATatgtaaaattaaattttgaagggGTAGTGTAGTGTGACCTAGGGTAGAAAAGTTGTGGTTTTATGATAAATAACTCACAAGGAGAGTTGCTATATGGTGGCTTTATTTTTCTCAACATTAGCACTAATAATGAGGCAGGACAAGAAGCCATAATGACAAGATTAGGAGTAGAAAAGTCACAAAATATAAAGAAATTGATAATGAAAGGatattcaatggttgtaatttatGTGATGATGAAGGGAAAAATTTTTGAGCTAGGAGTTGAATATTCATATAGGGGAGGCCCTCAATTTGAAATAAATTCTATACTCTATTAGGTTTTCTCATTGCAAAAGGAATTTTAACATTGTGGTGGCTTGTTTCTCTAATCAATGAGTGCAACATTTGTTGATTACAATAATATATGGTCATGGTTTGTATTCTTAGCCAAATTTAGAAATGGATATTTCTTTTAAATCTCCTTATGTATTTGAGGGGCTTCATGTTAAGGGTGTGTGTGTTTTCACATATGTTATTTTTTAAGGATTTGGGAGTAGTATTTGGGGTTTCTTTTCTCTTTGAGGTATGTAGGGCATTCTTATGCGTTATAAAGATGATTGATGACATGTATgattaatatatttcatttaagtgGTGGTGAAGAGATATGTTAGCATGAAAATGCTTGTATGATGCATTACTCACAATAATCGATGGAAGCAATTGCTAACAACAAGAAAGTGTAAAAGATGATTTCTTGGTTAAGTCTATGGGAAGAATCACAGAGCATATCTACTCATTTAATTTCATATCATGTAGGTTTCATTTGAAAGTAGATGGAAGGTTGTGGGGCATGTGAAGCAATAAAGTTATCATCATGACAACACTCTAAAAGTATGGATTTTCATTTGGCATAACACACTGCTTTTATGTCTTGAAGTGAGGTAGTGACCTAGAGTTTGGAGATTACAAAGCTTTGCTAAGGGTTCCTATCTATCTCAACATAGGTGCTATTAGTGGGGAACTAGGATAATCTTGTTTTGAATCTTAAGTTTGGTTCCTTGCCTCAGAATAAGAGTCAAGTATTGGTGCATCATAGAGTGTAATTGTTGAAGGATGGCATGTCAAATTGATGTTTACAATGTATTTTGCGTAGTGATTTGACCTTGCTAGgtttaataaaaaaatatcttGGCAGATCAAACATTAAGAGATGGTTGTCACTTTAATTCATCGATCTAAGAGGCATTCACTATAAATTTAGTATTTTATCTCCATCATACCATAGTTTGTTTATGTCTCAAAATATTTCTTACTGGATAGTTCATAGAAATGTTGGTCCCAAATATCAATCTAGAACTTGGTGTAGATGTGTAAGCTATAGGAATTAAGGGTATTGGCTCAATGTCATATTCTTCTCAGGGGAGGAGATTAATTGAGTGCAATAGATGAAAACTTGTGATGTGAAATATGGATATTATGAGCCTACCGTGGAGACATTAATTAAGCATTATCTAAGCCACATATTCATTTTTATGGATAATTGGAGGGTGGTAGTGATTACACTATTCCCTTTTTTTGTGAATTCTTTATTAATTATTCTTAGTGTTCTCAAGAGATTTGCTATGGATTTCGATTCCCAATGCTAGTTGGTAATCATAGGGGACCATTAGCTAACAAAAACTGTGCCATGGGTAGAGTTGGTGGACTCTTAACAAACTCAACATGGTGGGAGGGAATGATGGAGTTTGGTGTAGTGGTTTGAACCTCTAGTTTGATCACAATGTTTTGTTTCTAGATTTTGTTGTTTCTTTGTGTTagtatttcaaaattttgaggGGTGTCTAGGGTTGAAGGAGTTGGTGGTCATGACAACAtcttatgtatgcatgtatgtatgttagTTTTTGATAGTTGATGGTGACTTTTGGTAGCATTTATTTTGTCAGTAGTTCTTTTTAACTCTAGTAAGCTATACTGTTATCTTTATTATGGGTAGGGGCCCTATAAAACCTCCACtaataaaaaaaatcacataattataaaatattaaaaataaaataaatcttaagcTCTATTATGAAAATAATGAAAGAAGCCATAAGAATTTTAATAAAAGTAATAGTCAATATGACTTTAGAATAATTTAACaattatcataattaaaattttgaaaaactatataaacaACTACAATatatatttacaatacaaaatttaaacttaaattagaaataattatttttttgtttaataaaaaattattttcactaTAAAAAGTAACTATAAATAGCACTCTTAATTGATTagtaaaataatatttagtatgttttaatttttaggttAGGCAAAAttttaggtcattaaaataatatttagtatgttttaaTTTTTACGTCATTAAAATagtaattaaataatcaatttagATTTAAAAGAAATAATTACTCCACATTTATACCATAAatgaaatacaatattatatatatccttatcatataatattaaatctatataatacaataatataatctaaaatattgtatgaaaattaaaatatcaattataaataataatattacccaaaatatacaataataaatctattattaataattatattaatttttttattaaataattattaatagaaattaagattattattattattaattttatgttataatttaaataaattattatagcttaatctatcatttttaattatattataattataattataattcttatttattattataattctaaAATCATTATAATAATGATTAAGATTAAAATTAAGTTTATAATAAAATTTAGTGTTAGAATAAggattaagattagggttaaaaATAAGCTTCAAATTATTTCTAATTTAACATTAAAGTTAGGCTTTGAATTAGTTATAAATAGTATTGTAATTTTATACCTAGCCCTCTTTATTATTGAATAAGCTTGGCTCAATAGAGAGGTCATAATGGAAGGACCTCATTTTTGGCATAAATGCATAGAAGAGTCCAAACCAATCAACAAAATAGTCCAACAAAAATTTGAACCTTAATGATAACATTAACAATATGAAAACTTAACTATCATACTAACAAGGACCCACTTTTTAGTTGATTATTATTATGACTTTAAGTTTTTCTaatattatttgttttaaaaaaaaataaaaacagaaAAGAATTAAAAATCCAAGGCAGAGGCACATCCCTCCATAACTTGACCAGGAAAAATGGAAAGAGCCGACTTCTGTGCGAAAATGAAAGATTCAACGGTAAGAATAACTTGCAAGTGGAAAACATTACTTTTAAAAAGAGAATGTCCATTGTAAATGAAGTACGACACTTCATAAACACGTGCAGACAGGCACGAGGTTACGTATAGGAGAGCAAATAATGGTGAATTAAGTACTGTGAATCACCTGGAGAATTCAAAGAAAGATTTTGGGAATGGATAACCAAAACGCACCTTCTCCCTTCGCAAGGATATCATTACCTCCATGGATGAACAACGCCTTGCACAAAGTGATGCAGGTAAATAAGATTACATGAATTTACACTATTAGACAAGGTAGTTAATGCATGACTTGTTTATTGCTCTTCTTGTCTTCTCTGATCAGGATGGTCAGGCATGTGTGAAGTCAATGTCTAGTCAATTGCACAAGCTAGGATGCCCTCCAAGGAAGGATGGAGTAAATGCAAAACCCACAAAGGGAAGAGAGCCGAAGGCTTTGGATTTCAAGGCCAAATTGGCAAAACAATTACAAGCCTGGAGGGAAAACAATGAATGGGTTGACACATCTCCGAAAATAGAGGTATTCTGTGCCTTTTCTCACATAGTTATGGTAATGTAAAGATGGAATGCTCTTAAAATTGTAATTTTGAGGTGGGTTAAACAGGTTACCGTCCCTAAAGGTACCCTCTGCAATCTGAAGGCCATTGTTCAAGTTGGGTTGCCACCAGATGCAGTGTTCGACATTGTTATTGATCCAGAAAACAAGAGGGTATTCAAAAACATCAAGGTATGCAGTTACCCTTTTATCTGGATGGGCACCCTGCTGTATGGTTTTTGTGATCTATATATAGAAAGTAAATTGTTTTGGTAACTGATTGTTAAATGCTTTATGCACTTGTTGGGATTTGTGCTCAGGAAGTAACATATAGGAAGGTTTTGGAAGATGATGGATATCGCCAATTGGTTGAGGTTGAGCAAGCTGCAATGTGGAGGTTTCTTTGGTGGTCTGGAACAATAGCTGTCAGAGTTTATGTTGATCAGGACAGGCGCAATCATATAGTAAGTAACTAAGACACACCATTTAGTTGAT
This window harbors:
- the LOC131063578 gene encoding uncharacterized protein LOC131063578 gives rise to the protein MDNQNAPSPFARISLPPWMNNALHKVMQDGQACVKSMSSQLHKLGCPPRKDGVNAKPTKGREPKALDFKAKLAKQLQAWRENNEWVDTSPKIEVTVPKGTLCNLKAIVQVGLPPDAVFDIVIDPENKRVFKNIKEVTYRKVLEDDGYRQLVEVEQAAMWRFLWWSGTIAVRVYVDQDRRNHIVRFHLAKEGFMKKFEGRWKLEPIFVDEEVCTISKPSTLEEYELCSRGKGRVASLIKLEQLVQPALLPPPPISWYVRGITARTTEMLVEDLQAEVKRLREGLIPSPLITNEGKLPEAGDASRHSI